From Sander lucioperca isolate FBNREF2018 chromosome 14, SLUC_FBN_1.2, whole genome shotgun sequence, the proteins below share one genomic window:
- the ptpn11a gene encoding tyrosine-protein phosphatase non-receptor type 11 isoform X3, whose protein sequence is MTSRRWFHPNITGVEAENLLLTRGVDGSFLARPSKSNPGDFTLSVRRNGAVTHIKIQNTGDYYDLYGGEKFATLAELVQYYMEHHGQLKEKNGDVIELKYPLNCADPTSERWFHGHLSGREAEKLLTEKGKNGSFLVRESQSHPGDFVLSVRTGDDKTDSSDSKPKVTHVMIRCQHDLKYDVGGGEKFDSLTDLVEHYKKNPMVETLGTVLQLKQPLNTTRINAAEIESRVRELSKLAEATDKVKQGFWEEFETLQQQECKLLYSRKEGQRAENKNKNRYKNILPFDHTRVVLNDRDPNEPGSDYINANLIEPELDPKCNSTKAKKSYIATQGCLQTTISDFWRMVFQVNSRVIVMTTKEVERGKSKCVKYWPDMSALKEYGAMRVRNVRETSAHDYILRELKLSKVGQGNTERTVWQYHFRAWPDHGVPTDPGGVLDFLEEVNLKQESILDAGPIAVHCSAGIGRTGTFIVIDILIDVIREKGVDCDIDVPKTIQMVRSQRSGMVQTEAQYRFIYMAVQHYIETLQRRIEEEQKSKIKGREYTNIKYSLSDLTGGEQSPLPPCTPIPTPTCTEMREDSSRVYENVGLMQQQKSYR, encoded by the exons GGAGACTACTATGACCTTTATGGTGGGGAGAAGTTTGCCACTCTGGCTGAGCTGGTGCAGTATTACATGGAGCATCACGGCCAACTGAAAGAGAAAAACGGAGATGTTATTGAGCTCAAGTATCCACTCAACTGTGCGGACCCCACATCTGAGAG ATGGTTCCACGGTCACTTGTCGGGCCGGGAGGCCGAGAAGCTGCTGACGGAGAAAGGGAAGAACGGCAGCTTCCTGGTGAGGGAGAGCCAGAGCCACCCCGGGGATTTTGTTCTGTCTGTCAGGACAGGAGATGACAAGACGGACAGCAGTGACAGCAAACCCAAAGTCACTCATGTCATGATCCGCTGCCAG CACGACCTGAAGTACGACGTGGGCGGAGGGGAGAAGTTTGACTCCCTCACCGACTTGGTAGAGCACTACAAAAAGAATCCGATGGTGGAAACTCTGGGCACTGTGCTTCAGCTCAAACAG CCCCTGAACACTACTCGTATTAACGCTGCCGAGATTGAAAGTCGAGTTAGAGAGCTGAGCAAACTAGCGGAGGCCACAGACAAGGTCAAACAGGGCTTCTGGGAAGAATTTGAG ACGTTGCAGCAGCAAGAGTGCAAGCTGCTCTACAGTCGCAAAGAGGGCCAGAGAGCagagaacaaaaacaagaacagaTACAAGAACATTCTGCCTT TCGACCACACGCGTGTGGTGCTGAATGACAGGGACCCAAATGAGCCAGGCTCTGACTACATCAACGCCAATCTCATCGAG ccggAGCTGGACCCAAAGTGTAACAGTACAAAGGCGAAGAAGAGCTACATCGCCACTCAGGGCTGTCTGCAGACCACCATCAGTGACTTCTGGAGGATGGTGTTTCAGGTGAACTCTCGAGTCATCGTCATGACCACCAAAGAGGTGGAGAGAGGAAAG AGTAAATGTGTGAAGTACTGGCCGGACATGTCGGCTCTGAAGGAGTACGGCGCCATGCGTGTTCGCAACGTCAGAGAGACGTCTGCACACGACTACATCTTAAGAGAACTCAAACTGTCCAAAGTCGGACAG ggcaaCACAGAACGTACAGTTTGGCAGTACCACTTCAGAGCGTGGCCGGACCACGGAGTCCCCACAGACCCAGGCGGCGTACTCGACTTCCTAGAGGAGGTCAACCTGAAGCAGGAGAGCATACTGGACGCTGGGCCTATAGCGGTACACTGCAG TGCAGGGATCGGGCGGACCGGAACGTTTATAGTGATTGACATCCTGATAGATGTGATCAGAGAAAAAG GGGTGGACTGCGACATCGACGTGCCAAAGACCATCCAGATGGTTCGTTCCCAGCGCTCTGGGATGGTGCAGACCGAGGCGCAGTACAGATTCATCTACATGGCTGTACAGCACTACATAGAAACGTTGCAGAGACGCATAGAGGAGGAACAG AAAAGTAAGATTAAAGGGCGCGAGTACACCAACATCAAGTACTCTTTGTCTGACCTGACTGGAGGAGAGCAGAGCCCTCTGCCTCCTTGCACTCCTATTCCTACTCCCACCTGCACAGA GATGAGGGAGGACAGCTCCAGAGTGTATGAGAACGTGGGCCTGATGCAGCAGCAGAAGAGCTACAGATGA
- the LOC116051072 gene encoding tripartite motif-containing protein 16-like: MAQKGVELDRETFSCSICLDLLKDPVTTPCGHSYCMNCIKSHWDVEDHKKIHSCPQCRQRFTPRPVLLKNTMLAVLVEELKKTGLQAAPADHCYAGAEDVACDICSGRKLKAHKSCLICLVSYCEKHLQPHYDVAQLKKHKLVEPSKNLQVNVCSRHDEVMKMFCRTDQQLICYLCSLDEHKGHDTVSAAAERAKRQRELEGSRQNIQQRIQDREKDVKLLQQQAEAINLSADKAVEDSEKIFTELIRLLEKRSSDVEQQVRSRQKSEVSRVKELQEKLEQEITELKRKDAELKKLSHTEDHNQFLHNYPSLSPLSQPTSSIHICPLSCFEDVTAAVSEVRDKLQDVLREKWTNVSLTGTKVDVLLPPPEPKTRAGFLKYSCKITLDPNTAHTQLLLSEGNRNATFMSHQQSYSSHPDRFTDFSQVLSRESLTGRCYWEVKRRGGGVSIAVAYKNISRTGRSNESVFGRNDKSWALDRFQNSSTFWCDKVHTPISARLSSRVGVYLDHSAGILSFYSVSDTMTLLHRVQTTFTQPLYAGLRFYDYFPFSSPGATAELCKLK, translated from the coding sequence ATGGCGCAGAAAGGAGTTGAGCTGGACCGAGAAACTTTCTCttgttccatctgtctggatctactgaaggatccgGTGACTACTCCCTGTGGGCACAGctactgcatgaactgtattaaaagCCACTGGGATGTAGAGGATCACAAGAAAATCCACAGCTGTCCTCAGTGCAGACAGCGCTTCACACCGAGGCCTGTCCTGctgaaaaacaccatgttagcagttttagtggaggagctgaagaagactggactccaagctgctcctgctgatcactgctatgctggagctgaagatgtggcctgtgatATCTGCTCTGGGAGAAAACTGAAAGCACACAAGTCCTGTCTGATCTGTCTGGTCTCTTACTGTGAGAAACACCTTCAGCCTCATTACGATGTAGCTCAGttaaagaaacacaagctggtggagccgTCCAAGAATCTTCAGGTGAACGTCTGCTCTCGTCATGATGAGGTGATGAAGATGTTCTGCCGTACTGATCAGCAGCttatctgttatctctgctctttggatgaacataaaggccacgacacagtctcagctgcagcagaaagagccaagaggcagagagagctcgaggggagtcgacaaaacatccagcagagaatccaggacagagagaaagatgtgaagctgcttcaacagcaggcggaggccatcaatctctctgctgataaagcagtggaggacagcgagaagatcttcactgagctgatccgtctcctggagaaaagaagctctgatgtggagcagcaggtcagatccaggcagaaaagtgaagtgagtcgagtcaaagagcttcaggagaagctggagcaggagatcactgagctgaagaggaaagacgctgagctgaagaagctctcacacacagaggatcacaaccagtttctacacaactacccctcactgtcaccactcagccaacctacatccagcatccatatctgtcctctgagctgctttgaggacgtgacagcggccgtgtcagaagtcagagataaactacaggacGTCCTGAGAGAGAAGTGGACAAACGTCTCACTGACAGGGACTAAAGTGGACGTTTTGCTGCCACCACCAGAGCCCAAGACTAGAGCtggattcttaaaatattcatgtaaaatcacactggatccaaacacagcacacacacagctgttattATCTGAGGGGAACAGGAATGCAACATTCATGAGTCATCAACAGTCTTATTCTAGTCACCCAGACAGATTCACTGACTTTAGtcaggtcctgagtagagagagtctgactggacgttgttactgggaggtgaAGAGGAGAGGTGGGGGAGTTTCTATAGCAGTCGCATACAAGAATATCAGCAGAACAGGGAGGTCGAATGAATCTGTATTTGGACGAAATGACAAATCTTGGGCGTTGGATCGTTTCCAAAACAGTTCTACATTTTGGTGCGACAAAGTCCACACTCCCATCTCAGCTCGTCTgtcctccagagtaggagtgtacctggatcacagtgcaggtattctgtccttctacagcgtctctgacaccatgactctcctccacagagtccagaccacattcactcagccgctCTACGCCGGACTTCGGTTTTATGACTACTTTCCTTTCTCTTCTCCTGGAGCCACTGCTGAGCTGTGTAAACTGAAATAG
- the ptpn11a gene encoding tyrosine-protein phosphatase non-receptor type 11 isoform X2 → MTSRRWFHPNITGVEAENLLLTRGVDGSFLARPSKSNPGDFTLSVRRNGAVTHIKIQNTGDYYDLYGGEKFATLAELVQYYMEHHGQLKEKNGDVIELKYPLNCADPTSERWFHGHLSGREAEKLLTEKGKNGSFLVRESQSHPGDFVLSVRTGDDKTDSSDSKPKVTHVMIRCQHDLKYDVGGGEKFDSLTDLVEHYKKNPMVETLGTVLQLKQPLNTTRINAAEIESRVRELSKLAEATDKVKQGFWEEFETLQQQECKLLYSRKEGQRAENKNKNRYKNILPFDHTRVVLNDRDPNEPGSDYINANLIEVASAVVPELDPKCNSTKAKKSYIATQGCLQTTISDFWRMVFQVNSRVIVMTTKEVERGKSKCVKYWPDMSALKEYGAMRVRNVRETSAHDYILRELKLSKVGQGNTERTVWQYHFRAWPDHGVPTDPGGVLDFLEEVNLKQESILDAGPIAVHCSAGIGRTGTFIVIDILIDVIREKGVDCDIDVPKTIQMVRSQRSGMVQTEAQYRFIYMAVQHYIETLQRRIEEEQKSKIKGREYTNIKYSLSDLTGGEQSPLPPCTPIPTPTCTEILIPDSFFASHTVTPET, encoded by the exons GGAGACTACTATGACCTTTATGGTGGGGAGAAGTTTGCCACTCTGGCTGAGCTGGTGCAGTATTACATGGAGCATCACGGCCAACTGAAAGAGAAAAACGGAGATGTTATTGAGCTCAAGTATCCACTCAACTGTGCGGACCCCACATCTGAGAG ATGGTTCCACGGTCACTTGTCGGGCCGGGAGGCCGAGAAGCTGCTGACGGAGAAAGGGAAGAACGGCAGCTTCCTGGTGAGGGAGAGCCAGAGCCACCCCGGGGATTTTGTTCTGTCTGTCAGGACAGGAGATGACAAGACGGACAGCAGTGACAGCAAACCCAAAGTCACTCATGTCATGATCCGCTGCCAG CACGACCTGAAGTACGACGTGGGCGGAGGGGAGAAGTTTGACTCCCTCACCGACTTGGTAGAGCACTACAAAAAGAATCCGATGGTGGAAACTCTGGGCACTGTGCTTCAGCTCAAACAG CCCCTGAACACTACTCGTATTAACGCTGCCGAGATTGAAAGTCGAGTTAGAGAGCTGAGCAAACTAGCGGAGGCCACAGACAAGGTCAAACAGGGCTTCTGGGAAGAATTTGAG ACGTTGCAGCAGCAAGAGTGCAAGCTGCTCTACAGTCGCAAAGAGGGCCAGAGAGCagagaacaaaaacaagaacagaTACAAGAACATTCTGCCTT TCGACCACACGCGTGTGGTGCTGAATGACAGGGACCCAAATGAGCCAGGCTCTGACTACATCAACGCCAATCTCATCGAGGTAGCATCTGCTGTCGTG ccggAGCTGGACCCAAAGTGTAACAGTACAAAGGCGAAGAAGAGCTACATCGCCACTCAGGGCTGTCTGCAGACCACCATCAGTGACTTCTGGAGGATGGTGTTTCAGGTGAACTCTCGAGTCATCGTCATGACCACCAAAGAGGTGGAGAGAGGAAAG AGTAAATGTGTGAAGTACTGGCCGGACATGTCGGCTCTGAAGGAGTACGGCGCCATGCGTGTTCGCAACGTCAGAGAGACGTCTGCACACGACTACATCTTAAGAGAACTCAAACTGTCCAAAGTCGGACAG ggcaaCACAGAACGTACAGTTTGGCAGTACCACTTCAGAGCGTGGCCGGACCACGGAGTCCCCACAGACCCAGGCGGCGTACTCGACTTCCTAGAGGAGGTCAACCTGAAGCAGGAGAGCATACTGGACGCTGGGCCTATAGCGGTACACTGCAG TGCAGGGATCGGGCGGACCGGAACGTTTATAGTGATTGACATCCTGATAGATGTGATCAGAGAAAAAG GGGTGGACTGCGACATCGACGTGCCAAAGACCATCCAGATGGTTCGTTCCCAGCGCTCTGGGATGGTGCAGACCGAGGCGCAGTACAGATTCATCTACATGGCTGTACAGCACTACATAGAAACGTTGCAGAGACGCATAGAGGAGGAACAG AAAAGTAAGATTAAAGGGCGCGAGTACACCAACATCAAGTACTCTTTGTCTGACCTGACTGGAGGAGAGCAGAGCCCTCTGCCTCCTTGCACTCCTATTCCTACTCCCACCTGCACAGA GATCTTGATACCTGACAGTTTTTTCGCCAGCCACACCGTGACGCCTGAGACTTGA
- the ptpn11a gene encoding tyrosine-protein phosphatase non-receptor type 11 isoform X1, which translates to MTSRRWFHPNITGVEAENLLLTRGVDGSFLARPSKSNPGDFTLSVRRNGAVTHIKIQNTGDYYDLYGGEKFATLAELVQYYMEHHGQLKEKNGDVIELKYPLNCADPTSERWFHGHLSGREAEKLLTEKGKNGSFLVRESQSHPGDFVLSVRTGDDKTDSSDSKPKVTHVMIRCQHDLKYDVGGGEKFDSLTDLVEHYKKNPMVETLGTVLQLKQPLNTTRINAAEIESRVRELSKLAEATDKVKQGFWEEFETLQQQECKLLYSRKEGQRAENKNKNRYKNILPFDHTRVVLNDRDPNEPGSDYINANLIEVASAVVPELDPKCNSTKAKKSYIATQGCLQTTISDFWRMVFQVNSRVIVMTTKEVERGKSKCVKYWPDMSALKEYGAMRVRNVRETSAHDYILRELKLSKVGQGNTERTVWQYHFRAWPDHGVPTDPGGVLDFLEEVNLKQESILDAGPIAVHCSAGIGRTGTFIVIDILIDVIREKGVDCDIDVPKTIQMVRSQRSGMVQTEAQYRFIYMAVQHYIETLQRRIEEEQKSKIKGREYTNIKYSLSDLTGGEQSPLPPCTPIPTPTCTEMREDSSRVYENVGLMQQQKSYR; encoded by the exons GGAGACTACTATGACCTTTATGGTGGGGAGAAGTTTGCCACTCTGGCTGAGCTGGTGCAGTATTACATGGAGCATCACGGCCAACTGAAAGAGAAAAACGGAGATGTTATTGAGCTCAAGTATCCACTCAACTGTGCGGACCCCACATCTGAGAG ATGGTTCCACGGTCACTTGTCGGGCCGGGAGGCCGAGAAGCTGCTGACGGAGAAAGGGAAGAACGGCAGCTTCCTGGTGAGGGAGAGCCAGAGCCACCCCGGGGATTTTGTTCTGTCTGTCAGGACAGGAGATGACAAGACGGACAGCAGTGACAGCAAACCCAAAGTCACTCATGTCATGATCCGCTGCCAG CACGACCTGAAGTACGACGTGGGCGGAGGGGAGAAGTTTGACTCCCTCACCGACTTGGTAGAGCACTACAAAAAGAATCCGATGGTGGAAACTCTGGGCACTGTGCTTCAGCTCAAACAG CCCCTGAACACTACTCGTATTAACGCTGCCGAGATTGAAAGTCGAGTTAGAGAGCTGAGCAAACTAGCGGAGGCCACAGACAAGGTCAAACAGGGCTTCTGGGAAGAATTTGAG ACGTTGCAGCAGCAAGAGTGCAAGCTGCTCTACAGTCGCAAAGAGGGCCAGAGAGCagagaacaaaaacaagaacagaTACAAGAACATTCTGCCTT TCGACCACACGCGTGTGGTGCTGAATGACAGGGACCCAAATGAGCCAGGCTCTGACTACATCAACGCCAATCTCATCGAGGTAGCATCTGCTGTCGTG ccggAGCTGGACCCAAAGTGTAACAGTACAAAGGCGAAGAAGAGCTACATCGCCACTCAGGGCTGTCTGCAGACCACCATCAGTGACTTCTGGAGGATGGTGTTTCAGGTGAACTCTCGAGTCATCGTCATGACCACCAAAGAGGTGGAGAGAGGAAAG AGTAAATGTGTGAAGTACTGGCCGGACATGTCGGCTCTGAAGGAGTACGGCGCCATGCGTGTTCGCAACGTCAGAGAGACGTCTGCACACGACTACATCTTAAGAGAACTCAAACTGTCCAAAGTCGGACAG ggcaaCACAGAACGTACAGTTTGGCAGTACCACTTCAGAGCGTGGCCGGACCACGGAGTCCCCACAGACCCAGGCGGCGTACTCGACTTCCTAGAGGAGGTCAACCTGAAGCAGGAGAGCATACTGGACGCTGGGCCTATAGCGGTACACTGCAG TGCAGGGATCGGGCGGACCGGAACGTTTATAGTGATTGACATCCTGATAGATGTGATCAGAGAAAAAG GGGTGGACTGCGACATCGACGTGCCAAAGACCATCCAGATGGTTCGTTCCCAGCGCTCTGGGATGGTGCAGACCGAGGCGCAGTACAGATTCATCTACATGGCTGTACAGCACTACATAGAAACGTTGCAGAGACGCATAGAGGAGGAACAG AAAAGTAAGATTAAAGGGCGCGAGTACACCAACATCAAGTACTCTTTGTCTGACCTGACTGGAGGAGAGCAGAGCCCTCTGCCTCCTTGCACTCCTATTCCTACTCCCACCTGCACAGA GATGAGGGAGGACAGCTCCAGAGTGTATGAGAACGTGGGCCTGATGCAGCAGCAGAAGAGCTACAGATGA